From bacterium, a single genomic window includes:
- a CDS encoding DUF192 domain-containing protein, with protein MLTLIPELIVADTFWKRSVGLSGRSHLKTGQGLLLRPCGSIHTCFMRFPIDVIFLDDHNQVVKTRQNVAPWRLVWGGRKAHAVIEVQSGWLAPLPRVGDVVDDTRTPLSVDQ; from the coding sequence ATGTTAACACTAATTCCTGAACTAATCGTTGCCGATACCTTTTGGAAACGCAGTGTTGGGCTGTCGGGGCGTTCCCACCTGAAAACCGGACAGGGCTTGCTCCTGCGTCCCTGCGGCTCCATTCATACCTGCTTCATGCGTTTCCCCATCGATGTCATCTTCCTGGACGACCACAATCAGGTGGTAAAGACCAGGCAGAATGTTGCGCCCTGGAGACTGGTCTGGGGCGGCAGGAAGGCCCACGCCGTCATCGAAGTCCAAAGTGGCTGGCTCGCTCCCCTACCCCGAGTTGGAGACGTTGTTGATGACACGAGAACTCCGCTTAGTGTGGATCAGTGA
- a CDS encoding DnaJ C-terminal domain-containing protein, with the protein MSVKFKDYYEILSIPRTSSADDIKKTYRKLARKYHPDLNKNAGAEARFKEIGEAYEVLSDPEKRSRYDQLGRNWQAGQDFRPPTDFGGGSPFDFRGASGGGRGFKSQDMGEFSDFFEMLFGQNPGGRGSRGAPSNMWGAGEDFSPPQGQDHEAEISISLEEACHGSTKSISLQIANQDPRARTHTQTKTYQVKIPPGISEGARIRLAGQGGPGVGGGTAGDLYLTIHIAPHPIFRVDGNNLEIDCLLAPWEAALGAKVGIPTLQGQAFITIPSGTESGQRLRLRGKGMPQKRGVEPGDLVAVIRIVVPKQMSAREKALFEELAQVSPFKPRG; encoded by the coding sequence ATGAGTGTAAAATTTAAAGACTACTACGAAATTCTCAGCATTCCCCGCACTTCAAGCGCTGACGATATAAAAAAAACATACCGCAAGTTGGCGCGTAAATATCACCCCGACTTGAATAAAAATGCCGGCGCCGAAGCCCGATTCAAGGAAATCGGCGAGGCCTATGAAGTTTTGAGCGATCCAGAAAAAAGGAGTCGCTACGATCAATTGGGAAGAAACTGGCAAGCGGGTCAGGATTTCCGCCCCCCCACCGATTTCGGTGGCGGCAGCCCCTTTGATTTCCGCGGCGCCTCTGGAGGAGGGCGTGGCTTCAAGAGTCAGGACATGGGCGAATTCAGTGATTTCTTCGAAATGCTGTTCGGCCAGAATCCCGGTGGTCGTGGGTCACGTGGGGCCCCATCAAATATGTGGGGTGCCGGAGAAGACTTTTCACCGCCCCAGGGACAGGATCACGAGGCGGAGATCTCGATCTCACTGGAAGAAGCCTGCCACGGCAGCACAAAAAGTATCAGCCTGCAAATCGCCAATCAGGATCCCCGTGCGAGAACCCACACCCAGACTAAGACCTATCAGGTTAAAATCCCGCCCGGAATCAGTGAGGGGGCTCGGATCCGCCTGGCCGGACAAGGTGGTCCCGGCGTGGGGGGCGGTACCGCAGGTGACCTCTATTTGACTATCCACATTGCTCCGCATCCCATCTTTAGGGTGGACGGAAACAATCTTGAGATCGATTGCCTGCTGGCTCCTTGGGAAGCAGCACTTGGGGCCAAAGTCGGGATTCCAACACTACAAGGGCAGGCTTTCATCACCATTCCATCTGGCACCGAATCAGGACAACGGCTCCGCCTTCGAGGAAAGGGAATGCCCCAGAAGCGAGGTGTGGAACCCGGTGACCTCGTTGCCGTCATACGGATCGTCGTTCCTAAACAAATGTCGGCCCGTGAGAAAGCCCTTTTCGAGGAACTCGCCCAAGTCTCCCCGTTCAAACCAAGAGGATAA
- a CDS encoding class II aldolase/adducin family protein, giving the protein MTYKALRKEVCDANHELQNINLTFLGRGEVSGLDRERGVMVVKPASISHERLIPEDMLVLDFSGTRLEGTLAPSPDAITHLYLAQAFMEVGFIVSSFGPHTAMFAQALRPIPCLGSLHAAHFKGEIPITRMLRKPELDRSYEKSLAAVIIERFGRMVHLETPAVLVASHGAVAWGQTSEEAVLKARAVEELARIALGALQLAPTIQPIPAMLVERTFADYRK; this is encoded by the coding sequence ATGACGTATAAAGCTTTGCGTAAGGAAGTTTGTGATGCGAATCACGAACTTCAGAACATTAACCTGACGTTTTTAGGGCGCGGTGAAGTGAGTGGACTTGATCGTGAGCGCGGGGTGATGGTCGTAAAGCCTGCCAGCATTTCCCATGAGCGGCTGATTCCGGAAGATATGCTGGTGTTGGATTTTTCAGGAACCAGACTGGAGGGGACTTTGGCCCCGAGTCCTGACGCCATCACGCATTTGTATCTTGCCCAAGCATTTATGGAGGTAGGCTTTATTGTCAGCAGTTTCGGCCCGCATACCGCCATGTTTGCCCAGGCCCTGCGGCCCATTCCCTGTCTGGGCTCCCTTCATGCTGCGCATTTCAAGGGGGAAATTCCAATCACGCGCATGTTGCGGAAACCGGAACTGGATCGTAGTTATGAAAAGAGTCTGGCGGCGGTGATTATCGAACGTTTCGGGCGAATGGTTCACCTTGAAACGCCCGCCGTCCTGGTTGCGAGTCATGGTGCGGTAGCCTGGGGCCAAACCTCGGAGGAGGCGGTGCTTAAAGCCCGCGCGGTAGAGGAATTGGCGCGTATCGCTTTGGGAGCCTTGCAGCTGGCACCGACCATTCAACCTATTCCGGCCATGCTTGTTGAGCGTACTTTTGCCGATTACAGGAAGTGA
- a CDS encoding prepilin peptidase, whose translation MSTICEAIAALSPGMYLYLTGLVFWFGACMGSFLNVCIYRIPREESVISPGSHCPHCNKAIHWYDNIPLVSFIILRARCRNCKGTISPRYVIVETLIAVLFVMVWLKASPNPVLAMTPVYSFAIIPIFWLAVFGLALGTFVDLEHMIIPDRVSLGGIVLGLTFSTLVPSLQGQPNAYSGFVASLLGASVGVGILWGIAVVGKLIFRKDAMGMGDVKLMGAIGAFLGWPAVIFTLMVSSFLGAGVGVSMILTGKKEMQSRIPFGPYIAAAALIWIVWGPTLLYAYLNWLMPPSS comes from the coding sequence ATGAGTACCATTTGCGAAGCCATTGCCGCACTTAGCCCGGGAATGTATCTGTACCTAACAGGCCTTGTGTTCTGGTTCGGCGCCTGCATGGGCAGTTTTCTTAACGTGTGTATTTACCGGATTCCGCGCGAGGAGTCTGTGATCAGCCCCGGCTCCCACTGTCCTCATTGCAATAAAGCCATCCATTGGTACGATAACATACCGCTGGTGAGTTTTATAATCCTGCGTGCGCGCTGCCGGAACTGCAAGGGAACCATATCCCCCCGCTACGTCATCGTGGAAACATTGATCGCCGTGCTCTTTGTGATGGTATGGCTCAAAGCCAGTCCCAATCCGGTACTGGCCATGACGCCTGTCTATTCCTTTGCCATCATCCCCATTTTCTGGCTGGCGGTTTTCGGACTGGCCCTGGGCACCTTTGTGGATCTTGAACACATGATTATCCCTGACCGGGTTTCGCTCGGCGGAATCGTGCTGGGCTTGACCTTCAGCACTCTGGTGCCTTCATTACAAGGCCAACCCAACGCTTATAGCGGATTCGTTGCCTCTCTGCTGGGAGCATCCGTGGGAGTCGGAATCCTGTGGGGAATTGCCGTAGTGGGTAAACTGATCTTCCGAAAGGATGCCATGGGAATGGGTGACGTTAAACTTATGGGAGCCATCGGTGCCTTCCTGGGCTGGCCGGCAGTTATTTTCACATTGATGGTATCCTCTTTCCTGGGGGCTGGCGTCGGGGTGTCAATGATCCTGACGGGCAAGAAAGAGATGCAGAGCCGCATTCCCTTTGGCCCCTACATTGCCGCCGCCGCACTGATCTGGATCGTGTGGGGACCTACCCTGCTCTACGCCTATCTGAACTGGTTAATGCCGCCATCGAGTTAA
- the thrC gene encoding threonine synthase: MQYISTRGENERRGFQDAVMTGLARDGGLLLPDVIPNVTDKLQAWKHLSYTDLAFEVMRLYTDIPEPELRDLITRSYSSFRHPDVTPVRSVGDIHILELFHGPTLAFKDVALQFLGNAFEYVLKKTGQEMNILAATSGDTGSAAIDGVKGREHINIFVMHPHGRVSPLQERQMTTVPDANVFNIAVDGTFDDCQRIMKTIFSDLEFKDRYSLGTVNSINWARVLAQIVYYFFAAFRVMRLTGAKTVQFSIPTGNFGDIFAGYVAAKMGLPISRLVLATNENDILSRFFNTGVYSSDTVHATISPSMDIQVASNFERYLYYRLGANPKTLSQVMKQFDTDKKISVPPLANGQIDDLICAGAGNTVQTLATIKEFQTRYGYLLDPHTAVGVHVAKPYVTKNSPMICLATAHPAKFSQAIQDATGSDLAHHPILEALRDLPTRCAILPASETEIRRHMEKNI; encoded by the coding sequence ATGCAATACATCAGTACTCGTGGTGAAAATGAGCGTCGGGGATTTCAGGATGCCGTCATGACCGGCCTGGCACGCGACGGGGGTCTCCTGCTCCCTGACGTGATCCCGAATGTCACCGACAAACTTCAGGCCTGGAAACACCTCTCCTACACCGACCTCGCCTTCGAGGTCATGCGCCTTTATACCGATATTCCCGAGCCAGAATTGCGCGACTTGATTACCCGGAGCTACTCCTCCTTCCGGCATCCGGACGTCACTCCTGTACGCAGCGTCGGGGATATTCATATCCTGGAACTCTTCCACGGCCCGACCCTCGCCTTCAAGGATGTAGCCCTCCAGTTTCTGGGGAATGCCTTTGAATATGTCCTGAAGAAAACCGGACAGGAAATGAACATTCTGGCCGCCACCAGTGGCGACACCGGCAGTGCCGCCATCGATGGCGTAAAAGGCCGCGAACATATCAACATCTTCGTTATGCATCCTCATGGCCGGGTCAGCCCGCTCCAGGAACGTCAAATGACCACCGTGCCGGACGCCAACGTCTTCAACATTGCCGTGGACGGCACCTTTGATGACTGCCAGCGGATCATGAAAACCATATTCAGCGATCTGGAGTTCAAGGATCGCTATTCACTCGGCACGGTCAATTCCATCAACTGGGCACGAGTGTTAGCCCAAATTGTGTATTACTTCTTCGCCGCCTTCCGCGTCATGCGATTGACCGGCGCCAAGACGGTCCAGTTCTCCATTCCCACCGGTAACTTCGGCGACATTTTTGCCGGATATGTGGCGGCCAAAATGGGACTCCCTATCAGCCGACTGGTCCTGGCTACTAATGAGAACGATATCTTGTCGCGATTCTTCAATACCGGCGTTTACAGCAGCGACACCGTTCATGCCACAATCAGTCCGTCCATGGACATTCAGGTTGCCAGTAACTTCGAGCGCTATCTTTATTATCGACTGGGCGCCAACCCGAAAACATTGAGCCAGGTCATGAAGCAATTCGACACGGATAAAAAGATTTCTGTGCCCCCCCTCGCCAATGGTCAAATCGATGACCTGATCTGTGCCGGCGCAGGGAATACGGTACAGACCTTGGCTACCATTAAGGAATTTCAGACGCGCTACGGCTACCTTCTTGATCCTCATACCGCCGTTGGAGTCCATGTTGCTAAACCCTATGTGACAAAGAATTCACCTATGATCTGCCTGGCCACCGCGCATCCGGCAAAATTCAGTCAGGCCATTCAGGATGCCACGGGTTCGGATCTGGCCCATCATCCCATCCTTGAAGCACTGCGCGATCTGCCCACCCGCTGTGCCATCCTCCCCGCCAGCGAGACCGAGATCCGCCGGCATATGGAAAAAAACATCTGA
- a CDS encoding mannose-1-phosphate guanylyltransferase, giving the protein MRYAVIMAGGSGTRLWPMSREATPKQLLPFIQGKSLVQIATQRLEGLVPAAQRYICASNKQEPLMRQALPELGANQFLGEPCARDTLNAVGFSAAILAKNDPAAVIAIFTADHIIEPIDHFLKIVDQGYRLAEEMPRTLVTFGIAPTHAATGYGYLQLSKALGNGASIVDQFKEKPAAEMAENYFKAGASKYLWNSGMFVWRASTLLDCMRRYHPENHAGLMKIAAAWGTPSQQKVIEEIYPTLKKISVDFAVMEPASRDTAVQVAAVPMPLKWLDVGSWPSFALTCPLDENQNAIGEGKSLLMDSKGMLVASSDPKHLIVTVGCHNLMVIHTPEATLICPADQAESIKEVQKLVATKFGAGYV; this is encoded by the coding sequence ATGAGATATGCTGTGATTATGGCTGGAGGATCGGGAACGCGATTGTGGCCCATGAGCCGGGAAGCCACACCCAAACAATTGTTGCCGTTTATTCAGGGGAAAAGTCTCGTCCAAATTGCCACTCAGCGGCTGGAGGGACTTGTCCCCGCCGCTCAACGGTATATCTGCGCCTCCAATAAGCAGGAACCCCTGATGCGACAGGCGCTTCCCGAATTGGGAGCCAATCAGTTTCTAGGCGAACCCTGTGCTCGCGACACCCTGAATGCGGTCGGCTTTAGCGCCGCAATCCTTGCAAAAAATGACCCGGCTGCCGTCATCGCCATCTTCACGGCCGATCACATTATTGAGCCCATCGATCATTTCCTTAAAATTGTTGATCAGGGCTACCGCCTGGCGGAAGAAATGCCACGCACCCTGGTCACCTTCGGCATAGCTCCCACACACGCCGCCACCGGCTATGGCTATCTGCAACTCAGCAAAGCCCTCGGAAACGGCGCATCGATTGTGGATCAGTTCAAAGAGAAGCCGGCTGCAGAGATGGCTGAAAATTATTTCAAGGCAGGCGCATCAAAATATCTTTGGAACAGCGGGATGTTCGTCTGGCGCGCCTCCACGCTCTTGGACTGTATGCGCCGCTATCATCCGGAAAACCATGCCGGACTCATGAAAATTGCCGCAGCCTGGGGAACGCCATCACAGCAGAAAGTCATCGAGGAAATCTATCCCACCCTGAAAAAAATCAGCGTCGATTTTGCCGTGATGGAGCCGGCCTCCCGTGACACCGCAGTCCAAGTTGCAGCCGTCCCCATGCCGCTCAAATGGCTGGACGTCGGATCCTGGCCATCGTTTGCCCTAACCTGCCCATTGGACGAGAATCAGAATGCCATCGGTGAAGGAAAATCACTACTCATGGATAGCAAGGGAATGCTGGTGGCCTCCAGCGATCCCAAGCACCTGATTGTCACCGTCGGCTGTCATAACCTCATGGTGATTCACACGCCCGAAGCCACCTTGATCTGCCCTGCCGATCAAGCCGAAAGCATCAAGGAAGTGCAGAAGCTGGTCGCCACAAAGTTCGGTGCCGGGTATGTGTAG